The Candidatus Bipolaricaulota bacterium genome segment AGCGGGTGATATCTCCCGCGTTTCCATCCCGGTGCCGGTTCTACCCCACCTGCTCCCAATACTCCAAGGAAGCGATCCTGAAGTACGGCCCGGGGAAGGGGACGTACCTGGCGGTACGGCGGATCATGCGCTGCCACCCCCGCAATCCCGGAGGTTACGACCCAGTGCCGTAGTACTTTCGAA includes the following:
- the yidD gene encoding membrane protein insertion efficiency factor YidD; amino-acid sequence: MLKRILVGMITIYQRVISPAFPSRCRFYPTCSQYSKEAILKYGPGKGTYLAVRRIMRCHPRNPGGYDPVP